In the genome of Thermoproteus tenax Kra 1, the window GTCCCTCTGTGGCGCCGTCATATGAGCCCCCTCAGAGTGAGCGGTATTGAGAGGTAGTACATCTTCATTATCCACCACCCCCAATCGGTGGGCACGAAGGGGTCTGCTTTATGGCCGTAGTTCCACCACGGCATCCAAGCCCTCCCTTTATATGGCCAGTTGGCCGGCGCCGGCACGTCTGACAGAAGCGGGCAGATCGCCTCCCCCTGATACAGCCTTCTGCAGCCCAGCCCCTTGATTTCACACGATATGTTGTAGGCCACGACGTTGGCCTGGTAGTGGGCCGTGGCGCCGGCCCTCGCTACGCCTATGGAGGCCACGTCCCCCAGGATGTAGACATCGTCGTAGTGCTCCTTGCCCCTTCTATACTGTAGAGTCCTCCGGTCCGCCGGCAGAAAGCCGAAGGGGTTTCCTATCTCCGACTTAGCCACAGCCTCGGGCCCGCGGTGTAGCGGCACCGAGATCAATAGGTCGTACTTCACTTTCTCCCCGCTTTCCGAGATCACCACTTTCTCCTTTGGGTCCACCTCAGCGGCTGAGAAGTTAAATATGACGTTGAGCCCACGCTCTTGGAACGCGAGGAGGAGCTCCTTGTTTACCTCAGGCTGCGCGTGGAGGTGGTCCGTGGGAGTGAGCAGATAGTACTCCACCTGGGCTCTAGTCTGGGTTATATGGCGAAGGTAGCCATCTATTAACAGAGAGCTCTTGGCTGGGGCTATTGGGCATTTAATTGGCTCATCAGGCATTACTACCAGCTGTACTATACGTCCACGTTTGAATTCTCTAAGCTTGTTCCTAAGCTCTACCACTTTTTCAAGCGGGCCATAGTAGGTGTTGTAGTCGTTTGAGAGACCCGGCGGATAGCTTAAGTCGTAGCGCGCCCCCAGCGCGATGACGAGGTAGTCATAGCTGTGTCTAACGCCGTCGTGCGTCTCCACAGCTCTGTTTTTCAGATCTATCTTTGTTACATCTCCCTTGTAGAAGGTTATAACCGGATCCAACAATTCCCTTTTTCTGTATATAATATCTTCTTGTCTTAGTTGATCTACAAGGAGGAGGGTATATCCAGCCTCTAGCACATAGCTGTCGGTTCTGTCGATGACCTTCACCTCCACCTCTCCCCTCACGGCCTCCCTCCTTAGATCTCGGCTGAGTTTGTTTGCAACTATCAACCCGGCGGTGCCTGCGCCCAAGATCAGCACGCGTTTCATGCGCGAGCTTGGCGATACTCTTATTAGCGTTATTCTACATTTTTGAGAAAATTGTTATTACAGAGAAATGGGTAATAATCTATTTACCCGACGACGGAAGGGCGTTGCGTGATTCCCAGGGTTGTGGTGTCGTCCTTTAAAGGCATGTCGGGGAAGACCATAGTCTCGCTGGCGCTCATGTACGGCCTCTCCAGGAGGGGGCTTAGGGTTGCCCCCTTCAAGGTGGGGCCCGACTACATCGACCCCAGCTACCACGCGGCGGCGGCTGGGAGGCCCAGCAGAAACCTCGACGCGGTTCTGATGGGGGAGAGGGGGGTGGTGGAGCGCTTCGCCAAATTCTCGAGGGGCGCGGACATCGCCGTTGTGGAGGGGGTCCAGGGCCTCTACGACTCCTTCGACGGCGTCTCCGAGCTGGGCTCCACGGCGCAGGTGGCCAAGCTGTTGAGGGCCCCCGTGGTCCTCGTGTTGAACGGGGAGAGGGTGAACAGAACTCTCAGGGCCGTGGTGAGGGGGCTGAGGCAGTTCGACCCGGAGGTTAAAATCCCGGGAGTAGTTTTAACAAACGTCACTAGGAGCCAGGCGGAGAAGCTGAGGAGGGCCCTCCCCGAGGAGGGCGTGGAGGTGCTGGGCGCGGTGCCGAGGAGCGAGAGGCTGGCGGAGGCCTTCTCCTACAGACACCTCGGCCTCACGCCGGTGGGCGAGAGGGGCGATGTCCCCAACATAGTGGAGGCCCTCGAGAAATACGTCCTGCCCTACATCGACCTTGACGCCGTCGTGGCCCTGGCTAAATCGGCGGGCGATCTGCCCTATGACGCCGACGAGGGGGACCCCGCGGGGTCGGGCACGTGCAGAATCGGCATCGTCCTCGACAGAGCCTTCACCTTCTACTACCCCGAGGTCTTCGAGGAGGCCAAGTCTCTGGGGGAGGTGGTGTTTCTAGACTCGCTGGAGATGCAGGAGCTGCCCCCGGTGGACGTGGTCTTCATAGGCGGGGGCTTCCCCGAGACCTCCGCCGAGGAGCTGGAGAGGAACAGAGCCTTCAGATCCTCGCTTTTGAGGTACATCGAGCGGGGAGGCAGGCTGTACGCCGAGTGCGGCGGCCTCATGTACCTCACCTCCTCCATAGTGGTAGAGGGCTCGGAGTACGAGATGGTCGGCGCGATAGACGCCGTAACTGTGATGTTGAAGAGGCCGGTGGGGAGGGGGTACGCCTGGGGCGTAGTCGAGGGGAGGACCCCCGTCGCCCCTCCGGGGACCAGGCTGGTGGGGCACGAGTTCCACTACTCCAAGCTCGTCCTCAGGGAGAGGGTGGAGGCCGCTATAAGGCTGGAGAGGGGGGTCGGGATCGGCGGCGGCAGAGACGGCGTTGTGAAGGGCAATATGCACGCGCAGTACCTCCACCTGCACCCCTACACCTACAGCGCTTTGAGGGCGCTATGCCGCTCTACGTAGTGGGGGCAGGCCCCGGCGACCCCAAGCTCTTGACGGTGAGGGCTAGGGAGCTGCTCGAGCAAGCCGACGTGGTGGCATACGGCGACCTCGTGCCGGAGGAGGTGGCGAGGATCGCGGGGAGGGCCCGCTTGGTGAGGATCGGCCACAGGAGGGCGGAGCACGACGCAGCTATAGACGCCCTGATAGAGGAGGCGCGGAGGAGCAACGTGGTGATTCTTAAGAACGGCGACCCGGCCATATTCGGGAGGGGGATCAAGATATGTAAAAAGGCTAGGGAGAGGGGGGTGCCGTGCGAGGTTGTGCCGGGCGTCAGCTCTTTTACGGCCGCGGCCGCCCTCTTCCAGATCGAGCTTACAGACGGCGAAGATCTTAGACATATAGCCCTCCTCTCCTATCCCCACTTCTCGGCGGATATCTTGAGGGAGGTTAAGGCGGACACCATAGTCATATTCATGATGGGGGACAGACTACAGGAGGTAGGCCAGGTGTTGGCCCAAGTCTGTAACCCAGAGAGAGTATACCTCTGCGTGGGAGTATCCACGGGGGGCCGTTGCGAGGAGGTCGCCCTCGAGGCCCTGGGAGAGAGGAGGGGGGTGAGGCCTGCTCTCGTCATAGTCCAGCGGTGTAGATCTTAAGCGGCTCGGGCGAGGGGCCCGCTCTGCGTTGGGCGGGGGCGCTACTTGGAGGCTGCGCGAGGGGGACAGCTTGATATCGGCCGTGGGCTTGAGGACGCCGGAGTTAGCCGACGGAGGTCCTCCTCCCCCTCATAAGAGGTCTGCCGAAGTCGAACCGCTCGTCCCTCCAGGGATCTGCGTTGAGCGAGTACCCCCTCATCTCCCAGTAGCCCGGCACGTGCTCCGTGAGCACCTCCACTGCGGCGAAGTATTTCACGGATTTCCACGCGTAGCGCGTGGGGACCACTAGGCGGGCCGGAGCGCCGTGCCTCTTGGGGAGCGGCTGGCCGTTCATGGCCCAGGCCACGATGGTGCTCTCCTCCATCAGCGCCTCTATGGGGAGGCTGGCGGAGTAGCCGTCTGCGCCCCAGACTAAGGCGTAGGCGCCGTAGGGCCTCGCCTGCTCCAACAGGTGCCTCAGAGGCGCCCCCGTCCACTTCACAGACTCGATCGACCATCCAGTCACACAGTGGAAGGGCGCCACCAGCTCCACGCAGGGCCCCTCCTCCATAAGCCTCTTGAGCGGGACCTCCAACGGCCTCTCGACCGCGCCGTAGATCTTTATTGTGTGCCTCTCGGGCGGTATATCCGGCGGCTCGAACACGTCGTAGACGACGAACCTCTTGGCTCTGATTTGGCCGGGCGGCCACGGCCTATCCACTACTATCTGCCGACACATGGAGTAGCCCCGACTTCCACTAAAAAGTTATGGGGGGACTTCCTGCAGCAAGACCACCTGCGTGTAGGGCTGGGCCATGTCTCTGAACTTGTAGAAGAGGGCGGCGTTGGGGAAATGGAGTGGCACCGCTATCTTGGGCCTCAGAAGCTTCACCGCCTCCACAGCCTCCTCCGGGGTCATAACGCCGTCTCCCCCGATGGGGGCAAGAAAGATGTCTGCGCCGGCCGCCTCGCCCATCTCCTTTATGAGGTCCGTGTCGCCGGGGTGATAGACTGAGGCTCCGCCGGCTTCAACCAGATAGCCCACGCCGCCTCTGTGGATCGGAGCCCCTCCCTCAAGCTTGGTCACATTGTAGGCGGGCAGAACTCTGACGGAGAAGGGGCCCAGCCTCAACGAGTCCCCCGGCTTGGCCCGGCCATTGAAGGGGGCCAGGAACTCGCCTCCGTATCCGCCGTAGTGCCTGGGGTGGGGGTGGGTGTAGAGCACGTGGGCGCACGTCGGCCTCAAGACGTCTATACACAACGTAGACCCCTCGGCCGCCACCACTACGCCTGCGTAGTCCGCCCTCCAGAGAGTTAGCCCTCTGAAGGACAGCTTGTGCACTGAGCCGAACAACACCTCCGTTATATCTTTATCCTCCCTCTGTCGCAGAAAACTACAAAGCCTCTGCCGCGCGCATTTGCCACTAGAGTGACGCCGAGCTTACACGCCATCTCAACACCGCTATAAAGGGGGCCTCTAATGCTAATTACAACTGGAGAGCCCACGGC includes:
- a CDS encoding cobyrinate a,c-diamide synthase produces the protein MIPRVVVSSFKGMSGKTIVSLALMYGLSRRGLRVAPFKVGPDYIDPSYHAAAAGRPSRNLDAVLMGERGVVERFAKFSRGADIAVVEGVQGLYDSFDGVSELGSTAQVAKLLRAPVVLVLNGERVNRTLRAVVRGLRQFDPEVKIPGVVLTNVTRSQAEKLRRALPEEGVEVLGAVPRSERLAEAFSYRHLGLTPVGERGDVPNIVEALEKYVLPYIDLDAVVALAKSAGDLPYDADEGDPAGSGTCRIGIVLDRAFTFYYPEVFEEAKSLGEVVFLDSLEMQELPPVDVVFIGGGFPETSAEELERNRAFRSSLLRYIERGGRLYAECGGLMYLTSSIVVEGSEYEMVGAIDAVTVMLKRPVGRGYAWGVVEGRTPVAPPGTRLVGHEFHYSKLVLRERVEAAIRLERGVGIGGGRDGVVKGNMHAQYLHLHPYTYSALRALCRST
- a CDS encoding MBL fold metallo-hydrolase; the encoded protein is MHKLSFRGLTLWRADYAGVVVAAEGSTLCIDVLRPTCAHVLYTHPHPRHYGGYGGEFLAPFNGRAKPGDSLRLGPFSVRVLPAYNVTKLEGGAPIHRGGVGYLVEAGGASVYHPGDTDLIKEMGEAAGADIFLAPIGGDGVMTPEEAVEAVKLLRPKIAVPLHFPNAALFYKFRDMAQPYTQVVLLQEVPP
- a CDS encoding SAM-dependent methyltransferase: MPLYVVGAGPGDPKLLTVRARELLEQADVVAYGDLVPEEVARIAGRARLVRIGHRRAEHDAAIDALIEEARRSNVVILKNGDPAIFGRGIKICKKARERGVPCEVVPGVSSFTAAAALFQIELTDGEDLRHIALLSYPHFSADILREVKADTIVIFMMGDRLQEVGQVLAQVCNPERVYLCVGVSTGGRCEEVALEALGERRGVRPALVIVQRCRS
- a CDS encoding NAD(P)/FAD-dependent oxidoreductase, with amino-acid sequence MKRVLILGAGTAGLIVANKLSRDLRREAVRGEVEVKVIDRTDSYVLEAGYTLLLVDQLRQEDIIYRKRELLDPVITFYKGDVTKIDLKNRAVETHDGVRHSYDYLVIALGARYDLSYPPGLSNDYNTYYGPLEKVVELRNKLREFKRGRIVQLVVMPDEPIKCPIAPAKSSLLIDGYLRHITQTRAQVEYYLLTPTDHLHAQPEVNKELLLAFQERGLNVIFNFSAAEVDPKEKVVISESGEKVKYDLLISVPLHRGPEAVAKSEIGNPFGFLPADRRTLQYRRGKEHYDDVYILGDVASIGVARAGATAHYQANVVAYNISCEIKGLGCRRLYQGEAICPLLSDVPAPANWPYKGRAWMPWWNYGHKADPFVPTDWGWWIMKMYYLSIPLTLRGLI
- a CDS encoding molybdopterin-dependent oxidoreductase, whose amino-acid sequence is MCRQIVVDRPWPPGQIRAKRFVVYDVFEPPDIPPERHTIKIYGAVERPLEVPLKRLMEEGPCVELVAPFHCVTGWSIESVKWTGAPLRHLLEQARPYGAYALVWGADGYSASLPIEALMEESTIVAWAMNGQPLPKRHGAPARLVVPTRYAWKSVKYFAAVEVLTEHVPGYWEMRGYSLNADPWRDERFDFGRPLMRGRRTSVG